The Thermococcus thermotolerans genome contains a region encoding:
- a CDS encoding cytochrome b5 domain-containing protein: MKRVTKVLIASGELLIAASLALMVTGLAMNDPTSTLGSLMSYETARRVHTIASYLFIPLFYVHTAAGLLAIANRTERLKTEKARRTLVGAWTVLTVLLVMAGFTAFGTGRLALGSVQATTVLTLEEVAKHNTENDCWVIVEEGVYNVTSLIDTHPSGRDAILKYCGTNATEVFFLEHNQNDYEALQAYYIGTINGPIVNQGNSTEKS, encoded by the coding sequence GTGAAGCGCGTAACCAAGGTGCTCATAGCATCAGGTGAGCTGCTCATAGCGGCCAGTCTGGCACTGATGGTAACCGGCCTGGCAATGAACGACCCGACATCAACCCTTGGGTCGCTGATGAGCTATGAAACGGCCAGGAGAGTCCACACCATCGCGTCGTACCTCTTCATCCCCCTCTTTTACGTCCACACGGCGGCGGGCCTTCTCGCTATTGCGAACAGAACAGAGAGGCTGAAAACAGAAAAGGCCAGGAGGACACTTGTCGGGGCCTGGACAGTCCTCACGGTGCTCCTCGTGATGGCAGGATTTACCGCCTTCGGCACGGGGCGGTTGGCGTTAGGAAGCGTCCAGGCCACAACGGTGCTGACCCTCGAAGAGGTCGCAAAGCACAACACCGAAAACGACTGCTGGGTCATCGTCGAGGAGGGGGTCTACAACGTCACCTCCCTGATAGACACCCACCCCAGCGGTAGGGACGCAATACTGAAATACTGCGGCACGAATGCGACCGAGGTATTTTTCCTCGAACACAATCAGAACGACTACGAAGCACTCCAGGCGTACTACATCGGCACAATCAACGGGCCGATTGTTAATCAAGGAAACAGCACAGAAAAAAGCTGA
- a CDS encoding YgaP family membrane protein, whose amino-acid sequence MERNEGTLDRLLRIVIGIVLLSIWAGMNVPYETVLLIVGLIALVTGLTGFCAIYKLLGISTCKEC is encoded by the coding sequence ATGGAGAGAAACGAGGGAACCCTCGACAGGCTTTTGAGAATAGTTATAGGAATAGTACTGCTCAGCATATGGGCGGGCATGAACGTGCCCTACGAGACCGTGCTTTTGATAGTCGGACTGATTGCACTGGTGACCGGACTTACCGGCTTCTGTGCAATTTATAAACTCCTAGGCATAAGCACATGCAAAGAATGCTGA
- a CDS encoding Lrp/AsnC family transcriptional regulator has translation MDERDLLIYRLLRKNGRMKVSEIARELGISHPSARERLEKLERRGDLRVQALLNIRKRAFVSAVVNLKVRSMDEAEKLADVFAKCPRTIFVATTTGKYNLNLALIAESYSALEATIENTIRPMESVKEMDVSLGSSPAYPEFVDFKLEPTRKVAPCGKVCTECYIYGKKCSGCPATVYFMGLGGGDRD, from the coding sequence ATGGACGAACGCGACCTGCTGATATACCGCTTGCTGAGGAAGAACGGCAGGATGAAGGTGTCCGAAATAGCGAGGGAACTTGGGATAAGCCACCCCTCCGCCAGGGAGAGGCTTGAAAAGCTGGAGAGGCGGGGGGACTTAAGGGTTCAGGCACTGCTGAACATCAGGAAGAGGGCCTTTGTCTCCGCGGTGGTGAACCTCAAGGTTCGGAGCATGGACGAGGCTGAGAAGCTGGCGGACGTTTTTGCAAAGTGCCCGAGGACGATCTTCGTCGCCACGACAACCGGCAAGTACAACCTAAACCTGGCGCTCATAGCGGAGAGCTACTCCGCCCTTGAGGCTACCATAGAGAACACTATACGGCCTATGGAGTCCGTCAAGGAAATGGACGTTTCTCTCGGTTCGTCTCCAGCCTATCCAGAGTTCGTTGACTTCAAGCTGGAGCCGACGAGGAAAGTTGCCCCCTGCGGGAAGGTCTGCACGGAGTGCTACATCTACGGCAAGAAGTGCTCGGGCTGTCCCGCGACGGTTTACTTCATGGGGCTGGGGGGAGGGGATAGGGATTAG
- a CDS encoding NADPH-dependent FMN reductase, which translates to MKVKIILGTAREGRRSERAARYLVKKAGELGWQAELIDVRDYLLAYTHRWKVTPEIDAYRNKILEADALVIVAPEYNGSYPGELKILLDTIYDEYEGLPLGIATVSSVTGGVRLLMELRTAAVNYRMLPVGQVLFYNVDDLFKGEELKDEKYEERVERLFRTLEKYAKALRPIREEVREKLREKTEGV; encoded by the coding sequence ATGAAGGTCAAGATAATTCTCGGAACGGCAAGGGAAGGTAGAAGGAGCGAGAGAGCTGCGAGATACCTCGTGAAGAAGGCCGGGGAACTCGGCTGGCAGGCAGAGCTTATAGACGTGAGGGACTACCTCTTAGCCTACACCCACCGCTGGAAGGTGACGCCTGAGATAGATGCATACAGGAACAAAATCCTTGAGGCCGATGCCCTCGTCATAGTGGCCCCCGAGTACAACGGGAGCTATCCGGGGGAGCTGAAGATCCTCCTCGATACCATCTACGACGAGTACGAGGGACTGCCCCTCGGCATCGCCACAGTCTCCAGCGTTACCGGGGGAGTAAGGCTCCTTATGGAGCTCAGAACGGCCGCGGTGAACTACCGCATGCTACCGGTCGGGCAGGTTCTCTTCTACAACGTCGACGACCTGTTCAAGGGTGAGGAACTGAAGGACGAGAAGTATGAAGAGCGGGTTGAACGGCTTTTCAGAACCCTTGAGAAGTACGCTAAAGCTCTTAGGCCAATAAGGGAGGAGGTAAGGGAGAAGCTGAGGGAGAAGACGGAGGGAGTCTAA
- a CDS encoding peroxiredoxin gives MVKVGEIVPDFEADAYLPEKDDIGKVKLSDYRGKWVVIAFYPADFTFVCPTELEELADYYEEFKKEGAEILSVSTDTAYVHKAWHDTSPAIKKIRYPMLADPAGKISRLFGTYIEDEGVSWRATFIIDPDGKVVHMEMHDLSIGRSAKEILRRLRASKYVREHPGQVCPASWEPGKEALEVSLDLVGKI, from the coding sequence ATGGTGAAGGTTGGAGAAATCGTTCCGGACTTCGAGGCCGATGCGTACCTCCCCGAGAAGGACGACATCGGAAAGGTCAAGCTTTCGGACTACAGGGGCAAGTGGGTTGTTATTGCCTTTTACCCGGCTGACTTCACCTTCGTCTGCCCGACGGAGCTTGAGGAGCTGGCCGACTATTACGAGGAGTTCAAGAAGGAAGGGGCTGAAATCCTCAGCGTTTCGACCGATACCGCCTACGTCCACAAGGCCTGGCACGACACCTCCCCCGCGATAAAGAAGATAAGATACCCCATGCTCGCCGATCCGGCGGGGAAAATAAGCCGGCTCTTCGGAACCTACATCGAGGACGAGGGCGTTTCATGGAGGGCCACCTTCATAATAGACCCCGACGGAAAGGTCGTCCACATGGAGATGCACGACCTCAGCATAGGAAGGAGCGCGAAGGAGATTCTCAGAAGGCTCAGGGCTTCCAAGTATGTAAGAGAACACCCCGGTCAGGTTTGCCCGGCCAGCTGGGAGCCCGGCAAGGAGGCCCTTGAGGTCAGCCTCGACCTGGTAGGAAAGATATGA
- a CDS encoding FTR1 family iron permease: protein MSVGAFLITFREALEAAIIVAIIIAYLRRTNRANQIKDVWIGTALSVGVSVLLGIGILKFYGGLAEKELFEGIASYLAVIVLTSMIYWMATKGRNIRAEIESKVSKSIAPLALIGFTFIVVFREGLETVLFLTPFMTQNLTGTLLGLVAGLAGALVLAYLIYGVGMRIDLRRFFYYSSILLVFVAAGLAGYGTHELIEWAGEEGYSLGVFASTAYDLGIPSGSIWHHNGTAGSVFAVLFGYSVSMEWGRVIVQFGYLITALYLVLRAYGREPTLGREKKAAESAA from the coding sequence ATGAGCGTTGGCGCTTTCCTAATAACATTCAGGGAGGCCCTTGAGGCAGCCATAATAGTTGCGATAATAATCGCCTACCTGAGAAGAACCAACCGGGCGAACCAGATAAAGGACGTGTGGATAGGAACTGCCCTTTCAGTTGGCGTCAGCGTCCTCCTTGGAATCGGCATACTGAAGTTCTACGGGGGCCTGGCTGAGAAGGAGCTCTTCGAGGGAATAGCATCCTATCTGGCGGTGATAGTCCTCACCAGCATGATATACTGGATGGCCACCAAGGGAAGGAACATCAGGGCGGAGATAGAGAGCAAGGTGAGCAAATCAATAGCCCCCCTGGCTCTAATAGGGTTCACGTTCATCGTGGTGTTCAGGGAGGGGCTTGAGACGGTTCTCTTCCTCACGCCCTTCATGACCCAGAACCTAACCGGGACGCTCCTCGGTCTCGTGGCCGGGCTGGCCGGGGCGCTCGTGCTGGCGTACCTGATATACGGTGTGGGAATGCGCATAGACCTGAGGAGGTTCTTTTACTACAGCTCAATCCTGCTGGTGTTTGTGGCGGCCGGCCTTGCGGGCTACGGCACGCACGAGCTTATCGAGTGGGCCGGAGAGGAGGGCTATTCCCTGGGCGTCTTTGCGAGCACCGCCTACGACCTCGGGATTCCGAGCGGGAGCATCTGGCACCACAACGGGACCGCAGGCTCGGTCTTTGCGGTGCTCTTCGGCTACTCCGTGAGCATGGAATGGGGCAGGGTGATAGTACAGTTTGGATACCTCATAACGGCCCTCTACCTCGTGCTCAGGGCCTACGGCAGGGAACCCACGCTGGGCAGGGAGAAAAAGGCCGCGGAGAGCGCGGCCTGA
- a CDS encoding CoA-binding protein: protein MNANEFRRIALVGASPNPDKYGNVILRDLLGKGFEVLPVNPKYDEIEGLRCYRSVRELPGDVDVIVFVVPPHVGLQVAKEAVEAGFKRLWFQPGAESDEIARFLDEEGVEYSFGKCIMVETSG, encoded by the coding sequence ATGAACGCGAACGAATTCAGGAGGATAGCTCTCGTTGGAGCAAGCCCTAACCCAGACAAATACGGCAACGTGATACTCAGGGATCTGCTTGGAAAGGGCTTTGAAGTTCTTCCAGTTAACCCCAAGTATGACGAGATTGAGGGCCTCAGGTGCTACCGGAGCGTTCGAGAGCTTCCCGGAGACGTTGACGTGATAGTTTTTGTGGTTCCGCCTCACGTTGGACTTCAGGTCGCAAAGGAAGCCGTTGAAGCGGGTTTCAAAAGGCTCTGGTTCCAGCCAGGGGCGGAGAGCGATGAGATAGCCAGGTTTCTCGATGAGGAAGGCGTGGAGTACAGCTTTGGGAAGTGCATAATGGTAGAGACTTCGGGCTGA
- a CDS encoding DUF302 domain-containing protein, protein MEFYYVRRFDEDLDFLWERFKKKLEEAGFLLIGERIPVAITETENGIIADYHLLFICHSELVEELVKIDPNIGALLPCTGFGYRTEEGNYLGVTLPSVAWKIAGEKVVELMRPMEEQVKAIIDSL, encoded by the coding sequence ATGGAGTTCTACTACGTCAGGCGTTTTGACGAGGATCTCGACTTCCTCTGGGAGCGCTTCAAGAAAAAGCTGGAGGAAGCGGGCTTTCTGCTCATCGGTGAGCGTATTCCGGTGGCTATAACCGAGACGGAAAACGGAATAATAGCCGACTACCACCTTCTCTTCATCTGCCACAGCGAGCTCGTTGAGGAGCTGGTAAAGATAGACCCCAACATAGGTGCCCTGCTCCCGTGCACCGGCTTCGGCTACAGGACTGAGGAGGGCAATTACCTCGGCGTTACCCTGCCGAGCGTCGCCTGGAAGATCGCAGGAGAGAAGGTTGTCGAGCTGATGAGGCCCATGGAGGAGCAGGTGAAGGCCATCATAGACTCCCTTTAA
- a CDS encoding heavy-metal-associated domain-containing protein, with product MTEVVLKIPNMSCKHCVMRITKAIESVGAKGEVSLEEKKAVVQFDPGKVRLEEIIKAIERYGYEVEVA from the coding sequence ATGACCGAAGTCGTGTTAAAGATACCGAACATGAGCTGCAAGCACTGTGTTATGAGAATAACCAAGGCGATAGAGAGCGTTGGAGCAAAGGGCGAAGTCAGCCTTGAGGAAAAGAAGGCCGTTGTCCAGTTCGACCCCGGAAAGGTCCGCCTGGAGGAGATAATCAAGGCCATAGAAAGGTACGGCTACGAAGTGGAGGTGGCCTGA
- a CDS encoding YHS domain-containing protein → MPIDPVCGMEVSEDTGLKVEYGGKVYYFCSPGCKAEFEANPEKYIGMGGMKDHHHSHGGHGHSHHGHHMGHRRGGCHH, encoded by the coding sequence ATGCCGATTGACCCGGTCTGCGGAATGGAGGTAAGTGAGGACACCGGACTTAAAGTCGAGTACGGCGGGAAGGTCTACTACTTCTGCTCCCCTGGATGCAAGGCGGAGTTCGAGGCAAACCCGGAGAAATACATCGGAATGGGGGGTATGAAAGACCATCACCACTCCCACGGGGGCCACGGCCACTCACATCACGGGCACCACATGGGGCACCGTAGAGGCGGCTGCCACCACTGA
- a CDS encoding DMT family transporter: MTHHYGYVAAITAALLFGISSTLNKLALRDVAPLVVAGSIYLTAGVVLMFIRYTRFGRKLLSRLEFKVKPQDSFSMRDVVVLVLVILFGSFLAPLLFMSGLDLTTAVNASLLLNTETLFTVLIALIVFKERASKMSMAGILLILLGAVVVSTENLGSIELSRGIVGNIMIILAGLCWALDNNLSRFLSLKRDLLLVTSLKALIGGSALLSLSALLGVSLNIPAKSLPYILTVGSLSIGFSLVLYLFALREIGAMRTGAIFSTSTLIGAFVAFLVLGESFTPTKAFFGVLMLFGVYLLSAESPTEGSYTR, from the coding sequence ATGACACACCACTACGGCTATGTTGCGGCCATAACAGCGGCGCTCCTCTTTGGAATAAGCTCCACTTTAAACAAACTTGCCCTCAGAGACGTTGCCCCACTGGTTGTTGCCGGAAGTATATACCTCACCGCCGGAGTGGTGCTGATGTTTATCCGCTACACCCGCTTTGGAAGGAAACTCCTCAGCAGGCTTGAATTCAAAGTTAAACCCCAGGATTCTTTCTCGATGCGTGATGTAGTCGTTTTGGTTTTAGTTATACTGTTCGGTTCATTCTTGGCGCCTCTTTTGTTCATGTCTGGCCTCGACCTAACCACCGCGGTAAATGCCTCTCTCCTGCTCAACACGGAGACCCTGTTTACTGTGTTGATAGCCCTTATTGTCTTTAAGGAACGGGCATCAAAAATGAGCATGGCGGGCATTTTGCTGATACTCCTTGGAGCTGTGGTGGTATCGACTGAGAACCTAGGAAGTATCGAGCTGAGCAGAGGAATTGTGGGAAACATCATGATAATCCTTGCCGGCCTCTGCTGGGCTCTCGACAACAACCTGAGCAGGTTTTTGAGTCTAAAGCGTGACCTGCTTCTCGTGACGTCTCTTAAAGCCCTGATCGGTGGGAGTGCCCTCCTCTCGCTTTCCGCGCTCCTTGGAGTTTCCCTCAATATTCCAGCCAAAAGCCTGCCCTACATCCTAACGGTCGGCTCGCTCAGCATCGGATTTTCCCTCGTCCTCTACCTCTTCGCGCTCAGGGAAATTGGCGCCATGAGAACCGGGGCGATTTTCTCCACATCGACTTTGATAGGGGCGTTCGTCGCGTTTTTGGTTCTGGGTGAGAGCTTCACCCCAACGAAGGCATTCTTCGGAGTTCTCATGCTCTTCGGCGTCTACCTGCTCTCCGCTGAATCTCCCACAGAAGGCTCTTATACCCGCTGA
- a CDS encoding alpha/beta hydrolase family esterase, whose amino-acid sequence MIGTKGRILALIVLAALLAGSLAYLRIRKTERMYPGDLRGEIVVGGLERTYIVHFPPNFSKDEHLPLLIALHGGGETGFDMERLTGGGLNTLAERERFIVVYPDGVERHWNDGRNLSRYRAQRENIDDVAFISALIDLFVREYGVNGSRVYVTGMSNGGLMAYRLACEIPERLAAVAVVGVSMSENLYGNYSSKFPLLILIILGTDDPLVPWNGGELHFGPIKFGRVVSIENTVEYWAARNDCTVRRGREYLPDADPEDGTRVWIERYSNCSDGAEVVLYGIEGGGHTWPGGYQYLPQGIIGKTSRDIDANEVIWEFLSSHSRSG is encoded by the coding sequence ATGATAGGAACGAAGGGAAGGATTCTCGCCCTCATAGTGCTGGCGGCCCTTCTTGCCGGCTCCCTTGCGTATCTGCGAATCCGGAAAACGGAGCGCATGTATCCCGGTGATCTCAGGGGGGAGATAGTCGTTGGAGGACTGGAGAGGACCTACATAGTCCATTTTCCTCCGAACTTTTCGAAGGACGAGCACCTGCCCCTTCTGATAGCCCTCCACGGCGGCGGTGAGACGGGGTTTGACATGGAGCGCCTTACAGGGGGCGGCCTCAACACCCTGGCCGAGAGGGAACGCTTCATCGTGGTCTATCCTGACGGCGTAGAGAGGCACTGGAACGACGGCCGCAACCTATCGCGCTACCGGGCTCAAAGGGAGAACATAGACGACGTTGCGTTCATATCGGCGCTCATCGACCTGTTTGTGAGGGAATACGGCGTGAACGGGAGCCGGGTTTACGTCACCGGAATGTCGAACGGCGGGCTGATGGCCTACAGGCTGGCCTGCGAGATTCCCGAGAGGCTGGCGGCGGTGGCGGTCGTCGGTGTTTCCATGTCGGAGAACCTGTACGGCAACTATTCCTCCAAGTTTCCCCTTCTCATCCTGATAATCCTTGGAACGGACGACCCGTTGGTTCCGTGGAACGGCGGCGAGCTCCACTTCGGGCCGATTAAGTTTGGGCGGGTAGTTTCCATCGAGAATACCGTTGAGTACTGGGCGGCCAGGAACGACTGCACCGTAAGGCGGGGGAGAGAATACCTTCCGGACGCCGATCCTGAGGACGGAACACGGGTTTGGATTGAAAGGTACTCGAACTGCAGCGATGGGGCTGAGGTCGTCCTATATGGCATCGAAGGCGGTGGCCATACGTGGCCGGGCGGCTATCAGTACCTCCCTCAGGGTATTATTGGAAAGACGAGCAGGGACATAGACGCCAACGAGGTCATCTGGGAGTTCCTCAGTTCCCATTCGAGAAGCGGTTGA